From Pseudomonas sp. stari2, a single genomic window includes:
- a CDS encoding TonB-dependent siderophore receptor, whose product MFAPITRSMTLTLGLCSAALSPDLLAETDAEKQPEAVAPALELASTNVTAQSLGSTTEDTASYTTGAMSTATRLNLSIKETPQSVSVVTRQQMDDFKLGTLSEAMSQTTGVVVQHYDSDRVNYSSRGYSINNFQIDGMLNTFSRMKSDSDTIIYDRIEVVRGATGLTTGAGDPSATINMVRKRPTAQLQALAGVSGGSYDDYYSYVDVGGPLAFDGRLRGRSVLAYRDSQSFRDHYALQREVGYGILEGDLTESTVLAVGYDYQDKQVQGSSWGTVPYWNADGGKAGLGRSTNMATSWSSWPIKDKTAFATLDQALAGGWHLKAAYTHRQSDTDGKVYYGGTGFPADDRSGMAAYMSHMIGTQKMKTYDFNLSGPYALFGREHEMMFGYGEAERSERSPYTIDGPVPPGYGRIRDWKYMGDIAKFPDTVTGLTGSTSSTRQKAGYLATRLSFTDDLHAVLGSRYGSWKASKADNTYDDNRQVSAVDASRQQHNDMWTPYAGLLYDLTPEYTVYASYTDIFNPQDNRDANRKFLEPVVGSNYEIGLKGSLLDERLNLATAVFWSKQDNVAELDDSVPPDPVTGEEFYKSGGKGNKVNGFEAEVSGEIHDGWNMTAGYTYTHALNGEKNRTNTNQPLNMLRLSTAYRLPGAWSALTVGGAVNWQSDVYGNSNRPVGRGANGRVITERTRISQGAYSVVKLMSRYEFDKHLSASLNVDNLFDKKYYDNVGFYNGVFWGDPRTVTLSLDWKL is encoded by the coding sequence ATGTTCGCGCCCATCACCCGTTCCATGACCCTCACCCTGGGCTTGTGCAGTGCTGCATTGAGCCCGGATCTGCTGGCTGAAACCGACGCCGAAAAACAGCCTGAGGCCGTCGCTCCGGCCCTCGAACTGGCCTCCACCAACGTAACCGCCCAAAGCTTGGGCAGTACGACTGAAGACACCGCGTCTTACACCACCGGCGCCATGAGCACGGCGACTCGGTTGAACCTGTCGATCAAGGAAACCCCGCAATCGGTGTCCGTGGTGACCCGCCAGCAAATGGATGACTTCAAGCTCGGCACATTGTCCGAAGCCATGAGCCAGACCACAGGTGTTGTGGTCCAGCATTACGACTCGGACCGGGTCAACTATTCGTCTCGCGGCTACTCGATCAACAACTTCCAGATCGACGGGATGCTCAACACCTTCAGCCGGATGAAGTCCGATTCCGACACGATCATCTACGACCGGATCGAAGTGGTACGCGGCGCCACTGGCCTGACCACCGGCGCAGGTGATCCTTCGGCCACCATCAACATGGTACGCAAGCGCCCCACTGCGCAATTGCAGGCACTGGCCGGGGTCAGCGGCGGCAGTTATGACGATTACTACAGCTACGTGGACGTGGGTGGTCCGCTTGCCTTCGACGGCCGTTTGCGCGGACGCAGTGTGCTGGCGTATCGCGACAGCCAGTCGTTTCGCGACCATTACGCGCTGCAACGGGAAGTCGGTTACGGCATCCTCGAAGGCGACCTGACGGAATCGACCGTGCTCGCGGTCGGCTATGACTATCAGGACAAGCAAGTGCAAGGCAGTTCCTGGGGCACCGTGCCGTACTGGAACGCCGACGGTGGCAAGGCCGGTCTGGGCCGCTCGACCAACATGGCGACGTCGTGGAGCTCGTGGCCGATCAAGGACAAGACGGCCTTCGCCACCCTCGATCAGGCGCTGGCAGGTGGCTGGCACTTGAAAGCGGCGTACACCCATCGCCAGAGCGATACCGACGGCAAGGTCTACTACGGCGGAACCGGTTTTCCCGCGGACGACCGCAGCGGCATGGCGGCCTACATGTCACATATGATCGGCACGCAAAAGATGAAGACTTACGACTTCAACCTGTCGGGGCCCTACGCGCTGTTCGGTCGCGAACACGAAATGATGTTCGGTTATGGCGAAGCCGAGCGCAGCGAGCGCTCCCCGTATACGATTGACGGCCCGGTGCCACCGGGTTACGGACGGATTCGCGACTGGAAATACATGGGCGATATCGCCAAATTCCCCGACACAGTCACAGGCTTGACCGGCTCCACTTCCAGCACCCGCCAGAAAGCCGGATACCTCGCCACTCGCCTGAGCTTCACCGACGACTTGCATGCCGTACTCGGCAGCCGTTACGGCAGTTGGAAGGCGTCGAAAGCCGACAATACATATGACGACAATCGGCAGGTGAGCGCGGTCGATGCCAGCCGCCAGCAACACAACGACATGTGGACGCCGTACGCGGGACTACTCTACGACTTGACGCCTGAGTACACCGTGTATGCAAGCTACACCGACATCTTCAATCCTCAAGATAACCGCGATGCCAATCGCAAATTCCTTGAGCCGGTGGTCGGCAGTAACTATGAAATAGGCCTCAAGGGCAGCCTGCTCGACGAGCGCCTGAACCTGGCCACGGCGGTGTTCTGGAGCAAGCAGGACAACGTCGCCGAGCTCGACGATTCAGTACCACCTGATCCGGTTACCGGTGAGGAGTTCTACAAGAGCGGCGGCAAAGGCAACAAGGTCAACGGTTTCGAAGCCGAAGTCTCGGGCGAAATCCATGACGGCTGGAACATGACCGCCGGGTACACTTACACCCACGCGCTCAACGGCGAGAAAAACCGCACCAATACCAACCAGCCATTGAACATGCTCCGCCTCTCCACCGCTTACCGCTTGCCGGGCGCCTGGAGCGCCCTGACCGTGGGCGGCGCGGTGAACTGGCAGAGTGACGTCTATGGCAACTCCAACCGCCCGGTCGGACGCGGTGCGAATGGCCGGGTCATCACCGAACGGACACGGATCAGTCAGGGCGCTTACTCCGTGGTCAAGCTGATGTCACGCTATGAGTTCGACAAACATCTGTCGGCATCGCTGAACGTCGACAACCTGTTCGACAAGAAGTATTACGACAACGTCGGCTTCTACAACGGCGTGTTCTGGGGCGATCCACGCACGGTGACGCTGAGCCTAGACTGGAAACTCTGA
- a CDS encoding GNAT family N-acetyltransferase — protein MDSAEILVLQASYTNPVHAEAIGVVLNHYAEDPMGGGHPIAPELLQQLPAELAKRPHAFSVLAFVGGEPAGLVNCFEGFSTFACKPLVNVHDVSVVTKFRGLGLSQKMLRKVEDIALQRGCCKITLEVLEGNVVAQGSYAKFGFAPGMFDPNHGRMLFWIKELQA, from the coding sequence ATGGATTCCGCAGAAATTCTTGTGCTTCAAGCCAGCTATACCAATCCGGTGCATGCCGAGGCCATTGGTGTGGTGCTCAATCATTACGCCGAAGACCCGATGGGTGGCGGCCATCCGATTGCCCCTGAACTGTTGCAGCAACTGCCCGCAGAACTGGCCAAGCGACCTCACGCGTTCAGCGTTCTGGCCTTTGTCGGCGGCGAACCGGCAGGGCTGGTGAACTGCTTTGAAGGGTTTTCGACCTTTGCCTGCAAACCGTTGGTCAACGTCCACGATGTTTCGGTGGTGACGAAGTTCCGAGGCCTGGGGCTGAGCCAGAAAATGCTGCGCAAGGTCGAGGACATCGCCCTTCAGCGCGGTTGCTGCAAGATCACCCTGGAAGTACTCGAGGGCAACGTCGTCGCCCAGGGTTCCTACGCCAAATTCGGTTTTGCGCCGGGCATGTTCGACCCGAATCACGGGCGCATGCTGTTCTGGATCAAGGAACTGCAGGCATAA
- a CDS encoding DinB family protein translates to MTQPLSHHLLTMAYQNAWANHRLAKAWLQLDDAQLAAPRVSFFPSIRLTLNHILTCDWFYVDALERELRGDEPHPDCYVFFNADEPFTEAQALRREQAHVDRRLIAYCEQLRDADLGRIVTIARDTPQHDSRLRMISHLFEHQIHHRGQVHAMLSGTPVKPPQLDEFFCVGESGLRAEDFAELGWTEELIWGH, encoded by the coding sequence ATGACTCAGCCACTGTCCCATCACTTGCTGACCATGGCCTATCAGAACGCCTGGGCCAACCATCGACTGGCCAAGGCCTGGCTGCAACTCGACGATGCGCAACTGGCGGCGCCCAGGGTGAGTTTCTTCCCGAGTATTCGCCTGACCCTCAATCACATCCTCACCTGCGACTGGTTCTACGTCGATGCGCTGGAGCGCGAGTTGCGTGGTGATGAGCCGCATCCCGATTGCTACGTGTTCTTCAATGCAGACGAACCCTTCACCGAGGCGCAGGCCTTGCGCCGCGAACAGGCCCATGTCGATCGCCGCTTGATCGCCTATTGCGAACAACTGCGCGATGCCGATCTGGGGCGCATCGTCACCATCGCCCGCGACACGCCGCAGCATGACAGCCGTTTGCGGATGATCTCGCATCTGTTCGAACATCAGATCCACCATCGTGGGCAGGTCCACGCCATGCTCAGCGGCACGCCGGTGAAGCCGCCGCAACTGGATGAGTTCTTCTGCGTTGGCGAGTCCGGCTTGCGGGCCGAGGATTTCGCTGAACTGGGCTGGACGGAAGAACTGATCTGGGGCCACTGA
- the zapE gene encoding cell division protein ZapE, protein MTFDSPLSAWQHAVEHKGFIQDEAQEHAVWALQKCHEALHAGVRSVTGVYLWGPVGRGKTWLMDQFHQSLRVPARRQHFHHFMGWVHQRSFQLTGIADPLRALARELAAEVRVLCFDELFVNDIGDAIILGRLFQVMFDEGVVVVCTSNLPPDQLYADGFNRDRFLPAITAIKQHMQVVAVNGAEDHRLHPGALEQRYWVVAPEQDSALAGVFDALAAGQSVSAEPVPVGYRALNVVKASESVLWCRYADLCEQPFAAMDFIALCDTYRAILLSEVPNLSAQKREGRIARGTEDGAERVVAGDRELPQLSVHDDGVRRFIALVDECYDRKVPLYIEADVPMDALYTEGYLEFPFRRTLSRLQEMQLQRFAET, encoded by the coding sequence ATGACTTTCGACTCTCCCCTAAGCGCCTGGCAACATGCCGTCGAGCACAAGGGCTTCATCCAGGATGAAGCCCAGGAGCACGCGGTCTGGGCGTTGCAAAAATGCCATGAAGCCCTGCACGCCGGTGTCCGTTCGGTCACCGGCGTTTACCTGTGGGGCCCGGTCGGGCGCGGCAAGACCTGGCTGATGGACCAGTTCCATCAAAGCCTGCGGGTGCCGGCCCGACGTCAGCACTTTCATCACTTCATGGGCTGGGTGCACCAGCGTTCCTTTCAGTTGACCGGGATCGCCGATCCATTGCGGGCATTGGCCCGGGAACTGGCGGCCGAAGTGCGGGTGCTGTGTTTCGACGAGTTGTTCGTCAATGACATCGGTGATGCAATCATCCTCGGCCGGTTGTTTCAGGTGATGTTCGATGAAGGCGTGGTGGTGGTCTGCACCTCCAACCTGCCGCCAGATCAGTTGTATGCCGACGGCTTCAACCGCGACCGCTTCCTGCCGGCGATCACGGCGATCAAGCAGCATATGCAGGTGGTCGCGGTGAACGGCGCCGAGGATCATCGTTTGCATCCGGGTGCCCTCGAGCAACGCTACTGGGTGGTTGCGCCGGAGCAGGATAGCGCGCTGGCCGGGGTGTTCGACGCGTTGGCGGCCGGGCAGAGCGTCAGCGCCGAACCGGTGCCGGTCGGTTATCGCGCCTTGAATGTGGTGAAGGCCAGCGAGTCGGTGTTGTGGTGCCGTTACGCGGATCTGTGCGAGCAACCGTTCGCGGCCATGGACTTCATCGCGCTGTGCGACACCTACCGGGCTATTCTGTTGAGCGAGGTGCCGAACCTGAGCGCGCAAAAGCGTGAAGGGCGGATCGCCCGTGGTACCGAGGACGGCGCCGAGCGTGTCGTTGCCGGGGATCGCGAGTTGCCGCAACTGTCGGTGCACGATGACGGCGTACGGCGCTTCATCGCGCTGGTCGACGAGTGCTACGACCGCAAGGTGCCGCTGTACATCGAGGCCGATGTGCCGATGGACGCGCTGTACACCGAGGGTTATCTGGAATTCCCGTTCCGCCGGACCCTCAGCCGCTTGCAGGAGATGCAGCTGCAACGCTTCGCCGAGACCTGA
- a CDS encoding nuclear transport factor 2 family protein codes for MFHPTSILAPAIVEYINAANARDTSRVGSFFAEDAHVFDEGNHQVGPQAIADWMQDTARRYQPRVEVLGVQQRTGKVLVQGLISGTFPGSPLELRYTFRLNEQGKIARLDISV; via the coding sequence ATGTTCCATCCCACCTCGATACTCGCCCCGGCCATCGTTGAGTACATCAACGCCGCCAACGCTCGCGATACGTCCCGGGTCGGCAGTTTTTTTGCCGAGGATGCCCACGTGTTCGATGAAGGCAATCATCAGGTCGGCCCGCAAGCCATCGCCGACTGGATGCAAGACACCGCCCGACGCTATCAGCCGCGGGTCGAGGTGCTGGGCGTCCAGCAGCGCACCGGCAAAGTGCTGGTGCAAGGGCTGATCTCCGGGACGTTCCCCGGCAGCCCGCTGGAGCTGCGCTACACCTTTCGCCTCAACGAGCAGGGCAAAATCGCACGGCTGGATATTTCCGTGTAG
- a CDS encoding helix-turn-helix transcriptional regulator, giving the protein MSRTTRLLTLLQVLRGKKRPVTAATLASELEISERTLYRDIAELTALGAPIHGEAGIGYVLRSGLFLPPLMLNADETEAIVLGLRYVDQRGDEVLSKAAADALAKIAAVLDPQAQEAMRNPTVMPGPHGYGFPQNAVPLNVFRQAIRDQAKLHIDYADAQQVPSQRLIWPLALGFLNEVRIIVAWCELRSAYRTFRTDRISAASLQGERYPGRRSDLLRTWQQQMQLDESGRFTPDKN; this is encoded by the coding sequence GTGTCGCGCACCACTCGTCTACTGACCTTGCTGCAAGTGCTGCGCGGCAAGAAACGCCCGGTCACCGCGGCGACGCTGGCGTCCGAGCTGGAAATCTCCGAACGCACCCTCTATCGCGACATCGCCGAACTGACCGCGCTCGGCGCGCCGATTCATGGTGAGGCGGGCATTGGTTATGTGTTGCGCAGCGGGCTTTTTCTGCCGCCCTTGATGCTCAACGCCGACGAGACCGAAGCCATCGTGCTGGGCCTGCGCTATGTCGATCAGCGTGGCGACGAGGTCCTGAGCAAGGCCGCAGCCGACGCCTTGGCGAAAATCGCGGCGGTGCTGGATCCACAGGCCCAGGAGGCAATGCGCAATCCGACGGTCATGCCCGGGCCGCACGGTTACGGCTTTCCGCAGAACGCGGTGCCATTGAATGTTTTCCGTCAGGCGATCCGCGATCAGGCCAAGCTGCACATCGATTATGCCGATGCACAACAAGTGCCGAGCCAGCGGTTGATCTGGCCCTTGGCGCTGGGGTTTCTCAACGAGGTGCGGATCATTGTCGCGTGGTGCGAATTGCGCAGCGCGTATCGCACGTTCAGAACCGACCGGATTTCCGCTGCCAGTCTGCAGGGCGAGCGTTATCCGGGACGTCGCAGTGACCTGCTGCGCACCTGGCAGCAGCAGATGCAACTGGACGAAAGCGGGCGTTTCACTCCTGACAAAAACTGA
- the speB gene encoding agmatinase, producing the protein MDVPMQNDQALTRDSLYGTAAESTYAGITSFMRRRYSRDLRGVDVAVSGVPFDTATSNRPGARFGPRGIRAASTGIAWERHWPWAFDPFDHLAVIDYGDCDFDYGSPHTIPESIEAHAEHILGSGSAMLTFGGDHFISYPLLKAHARKHGTLSLIHFDAHSDTWPDEGGKRVDHGTMFWHAAREGLVDPARSVQIGLRTTNDDHQGFQVLDARQVHRRGCEAIVEAIRARVGDNPVYLTFDIDCLDPAFAPGTGTPVCGGLSTVQALEILGGLRGINLVGMDVVEVAPAYDHADVTSLAAATLAMEMLCLYAARHKVDV; encoded by the coding sequence ATGGACGTGCCAATGCAGAATGATCAGGCCCTGACCCGTGACAGCCTCTACGGTACCGCTGCCGAAAGCACCTACGCCGGGATCACCAGTTTCATGCGCCGCCGCTACAGCCGAGATTTGCGCGGTGTCGACGTGGCCGTCAGCGGCGTGCCGTTCGACACCGCCACCAGCAACCGTCCGGGCGCACGTTTCGGGCCGCGCGGGATTCGAGCGGCGTCCACCGGGATTGCCTGGGAGCGTCACTGGCCCTGGGCTTTCGACCCGTTCGATCATCTGGCGGTGATCGATTACGGCGATTGCGACTTCGATTACGGCTCGCCGCACACGATTCCAGAGAGCATCGAAGCCCACGCCGAGCACATTCTGGGTTCCGGCAGCGCCATGCTGACGTTTGGCGGCGACCACTTCATCAGCTACCCGCTGCTCAAGGCTCATGCACGCAAGCACGGCACACTGTCGCTGATCCACTTCGACGCCCACAGCGACACCTGGCCGGACGAGGGCGGCAAACGGGTCGACCACGGCACCATGTTCTGGCACGCGGCGCGGGAAGGGCTGGTGGATCCGGCGCGTTCGGTGCAGATCGGTTTGCGCACCACCAACGACGATCATCAGGGCTTTCAGGTGCTGGACGCGCGGCAGGTGCATCGTCGTGGCTGCGAGGCGATTGTCGAGGCCATTCGTGCGCGGGTCGGGGACAACCCGGTGTACCTGACGTTCGACATCGACTGTCTCGATCCGGCTTTCGCACCGGGCACTGGCACGCCGGTCTGCGGCGGGTTGAGTACGGTGCAGGCGCTGGAGATTCTCGGCGGATTGCGCGGGATCAATCTGGTGGGCATGGACGTGGTGGAAGTGGCCCCGGCCTATGACCATGCAGACGTCACGTCGCTGGCGGCGGCGACCCTGGCGATGGAGATGCTGTGTCTGTACGCGGCCCGGCACAAAGTCGACGTTTGA
- a CDS encoding polyamine ABC transporter substrate-binding protein: protein MAPLFKLCLPALLLSVSIAAQAEDKTLNLYSWADYVAPETLQRFEKETGIHVRYDTFDTSEVLETKLLTGGSGYDVVVPSSSVLARGLAAGALKEIPHDGLKGYANLDPDLLEKLAAVDPGNRYGVPYTWGTLGLGMNVEAVKQRLPDVPLNSLDLLFKPEYASKLKDCGIAILDSPQEVIGLALHYLGKDPYSTDKSDLAAAEPLLQKLQPYVLYVATGRQINDLANGSVCLALTYNGDASMAADQARKANKPFEVAYRIPKEGTLVWQDNLAIPKDAPHPEAARAFIEFMLRPESVAALTNTLFFATANQAATPLVDEAVRNDPDIYPKPEVRERLYADRSMSLKDMRQRTRLWTTFRSHQ, encoded by the coding sequence ATGGCTCCCTTGTTCAAGCTGTGTTTACCCGCGCTGTTGCTCTCTGTCTCCATCGCCGCCCAGGCCGAGGACAAGACGCTCAACCTTTACAGCTGGGCCGATTACGTGGCGCCGGAAACCCTGCAGCGCTTCGAAAAGGAAACCGGCATTCATGTGCGCTACGACACCTTCGATACCTCCGAGGTGCTGGAGACCAAGTTGCTTACCGGCGGCAGCGGCTACGACGTGGTGGTGCCGTCGTCCAGCGTGCTGGCCCGCGGGTTGGCCGCCGGCGCGTTGAAGGAAATTCCTCACGACGGGCTCAAGGGCTATGCCAATCTCGATCCGGACCTGCTGGAAAAACTGGCGGCCGTCGATCCCGGCAATCGCTACGGTGTGCCGTACACCTGGGGCACGCTCGGCCTGGGCATGAACGTCGAAGCGGTCAAGCAGCGGCTGCCGGATGTGCCGCTCAACAGCCTCGATCTGCTGTTCAAGCCCGAATACGCCAGCAAGCTCAAGGATTGCGGGATCGCCATTCTCGATTCGCCGCAGGAAGTGATCGGCCTGGCGCTGCACTACCTCGGCAAGGATCCCTACAGCACTGACAAGAGTGATCTGGCCGCCGCCGAACCTTTGTTGCAGAAGTTGCAGCCCTATGTGCTGTACGTCGCCACCGGCCGGCAGATCAACGATCTGGCCAACGGCAGCGTGTGCCTGGCGCTGACCTACAACGGTGACGCGAGCATGGCCGCCGATCAGGCGCGCAAGGCCAACAAGCCGTTCGAAGTCGCCTACCGGATTCCGAAAGAGGGCACGCTGGTGTGGCAGGACAACCTCGCCATCCCCAAGGACGCGCCGCACCCGGAAGCTGCGCGGGCCTTCATCGAGTTCATGTTGCGCCCTGAATCCGTGGCGGCGCTGACCAACACACTGTTCTTCGCTACCGCCAACCAGGCTGCGACGCCGCTGGTGGACGAAGCGGTGCGCAACGACCCGGACATTTACCCGAAACCCGAGGTGCGCGAGCGCTTGTACGCCGACCGCAGCATGAGCCTCAAGGACATGCGTCAGCGCACGCGCTTGTGGACCACCTTCCGTAGCCATCAATAA
- a CDS encoding LysR family transcriptional regulator, which produces MLGQLHDVDLQLLRLFLGVVESNGFSAAQGELGLSQSSISQQMAKLETRLGYRVCNRGKGGFSLTPKGEQLLIAARSLFDSIEAFRHQSNGVAGRLIGEVRLGLSEAVDQSVLQRVAKAIRRFRERDESVRIELISAMPGEMERLLLQQRLDLAIGYFSQVQSAFDYRELFSETQHLYCAPGHPLFTDDSPDDSALLACDRVDHPYRFLRSDEPFQGKVCSARSEQVEGTLAFILSGKHVGYLPNHYARQWQDKGLLRPVREGELSFEVAFHLARHRAQVPGDAQKAFEEDLLSAFGRT; this is translated from the coding sequence ATGCTCGGTCAGCTCCACGATGTCGATTTGCAGCTCCTGCGCCTGTTTCTCGGGGTGGTCGAGTCCAACGGGTTCAGTGCCGCCCAGGGCGAACTGGGACTGAGCCAGTCGAGCATCAGCCAGCAAATGGCCAAGCTTGAAACCCGTCTCGGCTATCGAGTGTGCAACCGTGGCAAGGGTGGTTTCAGCCTCACTCCCAAAGGCGAACAACTACTGATTGCTGCGCGCAGCCTGTTCGATTCGATCGAAGCCTTCCGCCATCAATCCAACGGCGTCGCCGGACGCCTGATCGGCGAAGTTCGCCTGGGCCTCTCGGAAGCGGTCGATCAATCGGTGCTGCAACGGGTGGCCAAGGCGATCCGACGCTTTCGCGAACGGGACGAATCGGTGCGCATCGAGCTGATCAGCGCCATGCCCGGCGAAATGGAGCGCCTGTTGCTGCAACAACGGCTGGACCTTGCCATCGGTTACTTCTCCCAGGTGCAGAGCGCCTTTGATTACCGCGAACTGTTCAGCGAAACCCAGCATCTGTATTGCGCGCCCGGCCATCCGCTGTTTACCGACGATTCCCCCGATGACTCAGCGTTGCTGGCGTGTGACCGGGTCGATCACCCGTATCGGTTCCTGCGCAGTGACGAGCCGTTTCAGGGCAAGGTCTGCTCGGCGCGCTCGGAGCAAGTCGAGGGTACCCTCGCCTTCATTCTGTCCGGCAAACACGTCGGCTATCTGCCCAACCATTACGCCCGCCAATGGCAGGACAAAGGCTTGCTGCGCCCGGTGCGCGAAGGTGAGTTGAGCTTTGAAGTGGCGTTCCATCTGGCCCGCCATCGGGCGCAGGTGCCGGGGGATGCGCAGAAGGCATTTGAAGAAGATCTGCTGTCAGCCTTTGGTCGAACCTGA
- a CDS encoding nucleobase:cation symporter-2 family protein, which translates to MTVSEKAPRNNDLIYGLNDRPHFTATVFAALQHVLASFVGIITPTLIMGGALGLQSEIPYLISMALFVSGLGTFVQAKRFGPVGSGLLCLQGTSFSFISVILSAGFMVKARGGGTDEILSTIFGVCFFAAFIEVVLSQFIGKLRMLITPVVTGTIITLMGLSLIKVAMTDIAGGFGAADLGAASHVFLAALVLGTIVVLNRVDVPFLRLGAIVIGLTLGYVVAWLMGTVDFANLPEVPVVSVPVPFKYGFNFDWVAFVPVAVIFLVSPLEAAGDLTANSMISRQPVKGPLYIRRIKSGLLADGLNSAMAAVFNSMPMVTFAQNNGVIQLTGVASRYVAFFIAGLLVLLGLFPMIGAVLQLMPKPVLGGAELVMFGTVAVAGIKILAEAGLHRRNMLIVAISVGMGLGIAAVPEVLRELPQALRNIFESPITVGALCAIVLNIFLPEEFIELEEDDFDPEASILQVMENPDVPAKGEPASPAAVAQLNR; encoded by the coding sequence ATGACCGTCTCTGAAAAAGCCCCGCGCAACAACGATTTGATCTACGGCCTCAACGACCGTCCGCACTTCACCGCGACGGTGTTTGCCGCGCTGCAACACGTGTTGGCAAGCTTCGTCGGCATCATCACTCCGACCCTGATCATGGGCGGCGCCCTCGGTCTGCAAAGCGAAATTCCGTACCTGATCAGCATGGCGCTGTTCGTTTCCGGCCTCGGCACCTTCGTTCAAGCCAAGCGCTTCGGCCCGGTCGGTTCGGGTCTGCTGTGCCTGCAAGGCACGAGTTTTTCCTTTATCAGCGTGATCCTCAGCGCAGGCTTCATGGTCAAGGCCCGGGGCGGCGGCACCGATGAGATCCTCTCGACGATTTTCGGCGTGTGCTTCTTTGCAGCGTTCATCGAGGTGGTGCTGAGCCAATTCATCGGCAAGTTGCGCATGCTGATCACCCCAGTGGTGACCGGCACCATCATCACGTTGATGGGGCTGTCGCTGATCAAAGTGGCGATGACCGACATTGCCGGCGGTTTCGGTGCGGCGGATCTGGGCGCGGCCAGCCATGTGTTCCTCGCGGCGCTGGTGCTGGGCACCATCGTGGTGTTGAACCGGGTCGACGTGCCGTTCCTGCGTCTGGGCGCGATCGTCATCGGCCTGACCCTCGGCTACGTGGTGGCGTGGCTGATGGGCACCGTGGACTTCGCCAACCTGCCCGAAGTGCCGGTGGTCAGTGTGCCGGTGCCGTTCAAGTACGGCTTCAACTTCGACTGGGTGGCGTTCGTGCCGGTGGCGGTGATTTTCCTGGTGTCACCGCTGGAAGCCGCTGGTGACCTGACCGCCAACTCGATGATTTCCCGGCAACCGGTCAAAGGCCCGCTGTATATCCGCCGGATCAAGTCCGGGTTGCTGGCCGACGGCCTCAACTCGGCGATGGCTGCGGTGTTCAACAGCATGCCGATGGTGACGTTCGCCCAGAACAACGGAGTGATTCAGCTCACCGGCGTCGCCAGCCGCTACGTGGCGTTCTTCATTGCCGGCCTGCTGGTGTTGCTGGGGCTGTTCCCGATGATCGGCGCGGTGCTGCAATTGATGCCGAAACCGGTGCTCGGCGGCGCAGAGCTGGTGATGTTCGGCACCGTGGCGGTGGCCGGAATCAAGATCCTCGCCGAAGCCGGCCTGCATCGGCGCAACATGCTGATCGTGGCGATTTCCGTCGGCATGGGCCTGGGCATCGCCGCCGTGCCGGAAGTGCTGCGCGAACTGCCGCAGGCGCTGCGCAATATTTTCGAGTCGCCGATCACTGTCGGTGCGCTGTGTGCGATCGTGCTGAACATCTTCCTCCCGGAAGAGTTCATCGAACTGGAAGAGGATGACTTCGACCCGGAAGCCTCTATCCTTCAGGTCATGGAAAACCCGGACGTGCCGGCCAAAGGTGAACCTGCCTCCCCGGCCGCTGTCGCACAGTTGAACCGTTGA
- a CDS encoding LEA type 2 family protein gives MRRIQAVILSLLLLSLSACALFPNRDPVNINVVGVEPLPSQDLEVRFAIKLRVQNPNETAIDYNGIALDLDVNGHSFASGVSDQSGSIPRFSEAIVSVPVSISAFSVLRQTLGLSQTQSLDNLPYVLRGKLAGGVFGTMRFVDSGKLSLPRASAATW, from the coding sequence ATGCGTCGTATCCAAGCCGTCATCCTGTCCCTGCTTCTGCTCTCCCTCAGCGCTTGTGCGCTATTTCCCAACCGCGACCCGGTGAACATCAACGTGGTCGGCGTCGAACCGCTGCCGAGCCAGGACCTGGAAGTACGCTTCGCCATCAAGCTGCGGGTGCAGAACCCCAACGAAACCGCCATCGACTACAACGGCATTGCGCTGGATCTTGACGTGAACGGGCATTCGTTCGCGTCCGGTGTCAGCGATCAAAGCGGTTCCATTCCACGTTTCTCCGAAGCCATCGTCAGCGTCCCGGTGAGCATTTCGGCATTCTCGGTGTTGCGCCAGACCCTGGGCCTGAGCCAGACACAATCCCTCGACAACCTGCCCTACGTGCTGCGCGGCAAACTGGCGGGCGGTGTGTTTGGCACCATGCGTTTTGTCGACAGCGGCAAACTCAGCCTGCCACGAGCCAGTGCCGCAACCTGGTGA